The following proteins are co-located in the Halarcobacter sp. genome:
- a CDS encoding molybdenum cofactor biosynthesis protein MoaE — protein MSIDNRLQLFDGSLPVEQITNEWYSEFKDSNYGAVITFIGVVRDENKIDGLSFDIYEPILKKWFESWQEKAKEKNAVVLMAHSRGDVLNHESSYIAGVCSPKRRVALEMIDEFVEDFKASAPIWKYDILNGKRVYAEDRSTPIQGAGILK, from the coding sequence ATGAGTATAGATAATAGATTACAACTTTTTGATGGTTCTTTACCTGTTGAACAAATAACAAATGAATGGTACAGTGAGTTTAAAGATTCAAATTATGGTGCAGTTATAACATTTATTGGAGTTGTACGAGATGAAAATAAAATTGATGGATTAAGTTTTGATATATATGAGCCAATTTTAAAAAAATGGTTTGAGTCTTGGCAAGAAAAAGCAAAAGAAAAAAATGCAGTAGTTCTAATGGCACATAGTCGTGGTGATGTATTAAATCATGAGAGTTCATATATTGCAGGGGTATGTAGTCCTAAAAGAAGAGTTGCATTAGAGATGATAGATGAATTTGTAGAAGATTTTAAAGCTTCAGCTCCTATCTGGAAATATGATATTTTGAATGGGAAAAGAGTATATGCAGAAGATAGAAGTACTCCAATACAAGGTGCAGGTATATTAAAATAA
- a CDS encoding MoaD/ThiS family protein, with amino-acid sequence MVKIEFLGPINKEAINLDIKNLNELSNILKNDTEISNWLQNCAVAINDTLVSSKDVDLKDGDRVSLLPPVCGG; translated from the coding sequence ATGGTGAAAATTGAATTTTTAGGACCTATTAATAAAGAAGCAATAAATCTTGATATAAAAAATTTAAATGAATTAAGTAATATATTGAAAAATGATACAGAAATATCTAATTGGCTTCAAAATTGTGCAGTTGCAATTAATGATACACTTGTAAGTTCAAAAGATGTAGATTTAAAAGATGGAGATAGAGTCTCTTTATTACCTCCCGTTTGTGGTGGGTGA
- a CDS encoding MqnA/MqnD/SBP family protein, with translation MIFAKIDFINLLPVHVYLKKRIQSNQIKSIIHYKKSYPAKINKKFKKSKVDSAFISSIASRGEKRLNFGIIARKDVQSVILIPGEEKADYQSETSNALAKILNLNGEVLIGDKALKFFHENPDVEVIDLALEWKKKFNLPFVFATLCYRKNGKILKNIMKNFDKRKVKIPQYILNEYSQRTKVSNKNIIEYLKRIDYDITKKEKIALKKFLTLTKQKGFK, from the coding sequence ATGATATTTGCAAAAATAGATTTTATTAATTTATTGCCTGTTCATGTATATCTAAAGAAAAGAATACAATCAAATCAAATAAAATCAATAATACATTATAAGAAATCATATCCAGCCAAAATAAATAAAAAATTTAAAAAAAGTAAAGTTGATTCTGCTTTTATATCTTCTATTGCTTCAAGAGGAGAAAAAAGACTAAATTTTGGGATTATTGCTAGAAAAGATGTTCAATCAGTGATTTTAATTCCAGGTGAAGAGAAAGCTGATTATCAAAGTGAAACCTCAAATGCTTTAGCAAAAATTTTAAATCTAAATGGTGAAGTTCTTATTGGAGATAAAGCTCTAAAATTTTTCCATGAAAACCCAGATGTAGAAGTTATTGATTTAGCATTGGAATGGAAAAAGAAATTTAATCTGCCTTTTGTTTTTGCAACACTTTGTTACAGAAAAAATGGAAAAATACTAAAAAATATAATGAAAAATTTTGATAAAAGAAAAGTAAAAATTCCTCAATATATTTTAAATGAATATTCTCAAAGAACTAAAGTATCAAATAAAAACATAATTGAATATCTAAAAAGAATAGATTACGATATTACAAAAAAAGAGAAAATTGCATTAAAGAAATTTTTAACACTTACCAAACAAAAAGGGTTTAAATGA
- a CDS encoding undecaprenyl-diphosphate phosphatase — translation MTALDSIFLGIIEGITEFLPISSTGHLIVASEYLGIDQTNVNKAYEVIIQFAAILAVILNYPSKFTFKHIDLWTKIFIAFLPIATIGFLFSKQVKALFSLEIVAIMFIVGGVVFLIVERYYDESNHITSDVEDVSYKQSLYIGLAQIFALIPGTSRAGSSIIGAMLVGLNRKASAEFSFLLAFPVMCATTGYDLLKHHDELLVGTNFTNLLIGFIISFIVAFLTIKLFLKFLEKFTFVAFGIYRILFGIILLLITY, via the coding sequence ATGACAGCACTTGATTCTATTTTTCTTGGCATAATAGAAGGGATTACTGAATTTCTTCCAATCTCATCAACTGGACACCTAATTGTAGCAAGTGAATATCTAGGGATAGATCAAACAAATGTTAATAAAGCTTATGAAGTTATTATACAGTTTGCAGCTATACTTGCAGTTATATTAAACTATCCAAGTAAATTTACCTTTAAACATATAGATTTATGGACAAAAATTTTTATAGCATTTTTACCAATTGCAACTATCGGATTTTTATTTTCAAAACAAGTTAAAGCATTATTTTCACTTGAAATAGTTGCAATTATGTTTATAGTTGGGGGAGTTGTATTTTTAATTGTAGAGAGATATTATGATGAATCCAACCATATAACAAGTGATGTAGAGGATGTCTCTTATAAACAATCACTATATATCGGTCTTGCACAAATCTTTGCTTTAATCCCTGGAACATCAAGAGCAGGTTCATCAATTATTGGAGCAATGTTAGTAGGATTAAACAGAAAAGCTAGTGCTGAATTTTCATTTCTTTTAGCTTTTCCAGTGATGTGTGCAACAACAGGGTATGATTTATTAAAACATCATGATGAACTATTAGTAGGTACAAACTTCACTAATCTTCTAATTGGATTTATTATCTCATTTATAGTTGCTTTTTTAACAATAAAACTATTTTTAAAATTCTTAGAGAAGTTTACCTTTGTTGCATTTGGTATATATAGAATTCTTTTTGGAATAATTTTACTTCTGATCACTTATTAA
- a CDS encoding UDP-N-acetylglucosamine--N-acetylmuramyl-(pentapeptide) pyrophosphoryl-undecaprenol N-acetylglucosamine transferase produces MRVVITGGGTGGHLKVADALIEEYSKRGIKPIFIGSINGQDKDWFDKDKRLYKSYFLETKGVVNKKGLGKLSSLFQIIKAMNKCFDIFDDNEVKTVISVGGFSAAPATFAAILSWGCKLYIHEQNSVMGKLNELTSRFATEVFSSFDSRSPIKDYPVSEEFFDNARIRDEIQTIIFLGGSQGATAINNFALKVAPKLDSLGLKIIHQTGKNDFGRVSKEYEKMKINVDVFPFSREIAKKMSIADFAVSRAGASTLWELCANSLPTLFVPYPYAARDHQYTNAKFLEEKGLCYISREKDLSEELLIETLKKDNFTVSKKLVDSISCDAVESIVDLISDQK; encoded by the coding sequence ATGAGAGTAGTAATAACAGGTGGAGGAACAGGTGGACATCTAAAAGTTGCAGATGCACTTATTGAAGAGTATTCAAAAAGGGGTATAAAACCAATATTTATTGGATCTATAAATGGACAAGATAAAGATTGGTTTGATAAAGATAAAAGATTATATAAATCATATTTCTTAGAAACAAAGGGTGTTGTAAATAAAAAAGGTTTAGGAAAATTAAGTTCATTGTTTCAAATAATTAAAGCTATGAATAAATGTTTTGATATCTTTGATGATAATGAAGTTAAAACAGTGATTTCTGTTGGTGGTTTTTCTGCTGCACCTGCTACATTTGCCGCAATTTTATCTTGGGGATGTAAACTATACATACATGAACAAAACTCTGTAATGGGTAAATTAAATGAATTAACATCTAGATTTGCTACTGAAGTTTTTAGTTCCTTTGATAGTAGATCCCCTATAAAAGATTATCCTGTTTCAGAAGAGTTCTTTGATAATGCAAGAATAAGAGATGAGATTCAAACTATAATATTCTTAGGTGGTTCTCAAGGGGCGACTGCAATAAATAATTTTGCTTTAAAAGTTGCACCTAAATTAGATAGCTTAGGTTTAAAGATTATTCATCAAACTGGGAAAAACGATTTTGGACGTGTTTCTAAAGAGTATGAAAAAATGAAAATTAATGTTGATGTTTTCCCTTTTTCAAGAGAGATAGCAAAAAAAATGAGCATAGCAGATTTTGCTGTAAGTAGGGCAGGGGCTTCAACTCTTTGGGAACTTTGTGCAAACTCTTTACCCACTTTATTTGTACCTTATCCTTACGCAGCAAGAGACCATCAATATACAAATGCTAAATTTTTGGAAGAAAAAGGTTTATGTTATATCTCTAGAGAAAAAGACCTAAGTGAAGAGTTATTAATAGAAACATTGAAAAAAGATAACTTTACTGTAAGTAAAAAACTGGTTGATTCAATCAGCTGTGATGCTGTTGAATCAATTGTTGATTTAATAAGTGATCAGAAGTAA
- a CDS encoding FtsW/RodA/SpoVE family cell cycle protein, which produces MNSNKNTIKRNNSNKRIYEADYVLFLLVSSLIIISIIFSYSLSIYTVEYYGYNQFHFFIRQMFVGVMAILIMWGFSLIDPDKIVNRVGMGFFIIFFILMALMPFLPSSMVTASGGANRWIRLPGFSLSPVEFFKIGFIYFLSWSFHRRLIEVPRKIGLKQEMLLLAPYFVAFLVVVFIIAFLQKDLGQVVLLGGILFILLIFANRSYKVFVSLGVVGIIAFIGLIIAAPHRIQRIFSWWAMVQDKILSILPSWADAYLRIDELPEPYQVSHSLNAMHNGGIFGEGIGLGDIKLGFLSEVHTDFVLAGITEELGLLGLTFITLIMFLIVFRIFRISGRVENKIYHLFTIGVALMIIIAFLINSYGISGMIPIKGIAVPLLSYGGSSMLAMSIAIGLVLSISKSVDLSKKVNQQ; this is translated from the coding sequence ATGAATTCTAACAAAAATACAATTAAAAGAAACAATTCCAACAAGAGAATTTACGAAGCTGATTATGTACTATTTCTATTGGTTAGTTCTTTAATTATAATAAGTATTATTTTCTCATACTCTTTATCAATTTATACAGTTGAATATTATGGATATAATCAATTTCATTTTTTTATTAGACAAATGTTTGTTGGAGTTATGGCAATATTAATTATGTGGGGATTTTCATTAATTGATCCAGATAAAATAGTTAATAGGGTTGGTATGGGTTTTTTTATTATATTTTTTATACTTATGGCTCTTATGCCCTTTTTACCTTCATCTATGGTAACTGCTTCTGGTGGAGCAAATAGATGGATTAGACTTCCAGGATTTTCTTTATCTCCTGTAGAATTTTTTAAAATAGGATTTATATATTTTTTATCATGGTCTTTTCATAGAAGGCTTATTGAGGTTCCTAGAAAAATTGGATTAAAGCAAGAGATGCTTCTTTTAGCTCCATATTTTGTTGCTTTTCTTGTTGTTGTGTTTATTATTGCATTCTTACAAAAAGATTTAGGACAAGTTGTACTTTTAGGAGGAATATTATTTATACTTTTAATTTTTGCAAATAGAAGTTATAAAGTTTTTGTCTCTTTAGGAGTTGTGGGGATTATTGCTTTTATAGGATTAATTATAGCAGCACCACATAGGATACAAAGAATTTTTTCGTGGTGGGCAATGGTACAAGATAAGATACTTTCAATTTTACCTTCATGGGCAGATGCTTATTTACGTATTGATGAACTTCCTGAACCCTATCAAGTATCACACTCTTTAAATGCTATGCACAATGGTGGGATATTTGGTGAAGGTATTGGTTTAGGAGATATAAAATTAGGTTTCTTAAGTGAGGTTCACACCGACTTTGTATTGGCTGGTATTACGGAAGAACTAGGCTTATTAGGTTTAACATTTATAACATTGATTATGTTTTTAATTGTGTTTAGAATATTTAGGATAAGTGGAAGGGTAGAAAACAAAATATATCATCTATTTACAATTGGCGTAGCACTTATGATAATAATTGCATTTTTAATAAATTCATATGGTATCTCGGGAATGATTCCAATTAAAGGTATTGCTGTACCACTTTTAAGTTATGGAGGTTCTTCCATGTTGGCAATGTCAATTGCAATAGGTTTAGTTTTATCAATTAGTAAATCTGTAGATTTAAGTAAAAAGGTTAATCAACAATGA
- a CDS encoding penicillin-binding protein 2: MSSNFKEKDNKIKKIMFLFFFILFLLIILLISIFDTMKDYRRLPSLETSKKELAVRGDIVSSDNFKISTSKKIYKASIDTRHLDENKKELFIRLFSIYSNIPYKKIEKKLEDALKNSPGNLVLSYNIDSKTAKNLKELGFKLRRLNVFKSRKVPGGKILRGLSISESGEKRVYSYDTTLTPVVGYIRKYETKNDKTRVKGIKGLEKKYDKLLNNSKDGILSGNRDVLSYISFNRNSTIKQRIDGANIVLNIPLKLQKNNEMILDIYKKKLEAKEIIVSVMESKTGKILSLASSNRFNPEKIYQKDIPSLNVNAIEYQFEPGSVIKPIAIALVLDKKRIKKNELLFAYNTKGKANKKGEFPRGRYKLGRFTIKDDHRFTKHYLTLDDILIFSSNIGTLQFAQRLSGPEFFEGMKRFGFTRETGIDLPYEKKGDMPKVWQFAANDKKNEDNVYKATVSYGQGMTATFMQVLKAYSTFNNNGIAVTPRIVSYFEIDGNKYKEDKIKDERIITEKTAKEIKRLLIKTVDKGTGREAQIPGLEIGGKTGTAQIARGGKYLKEYISSFFGFVNDGENSYTIGVTVIDPVSTGKHWYYHYASWSAVPVFKEIINNLVRLNYLTPKNDIISNKK; this comes from the coding sequence ATGTCTTCAAACTTTAAGGAAAAAGATAACAAAATCAAGAAAATTATGTTTTTGTTTTTCTTTATACTTTTTTTATTAATTATTTTATTAATCTCTATATTTGACACTATGAAAGATTACCGAAGGTTACCCTCATTAGAGACGTCAAAAAAAGAATTAGCAGTGCGTGGAGATATTGTAAGTTCTGATAACTTTAAAATATCAACTTCAAAAAAAATATATAAAGCATCAATTGATACTAGACACCTTGATGAAAATAAAAAAGAACTTTTTATAAGATTATTTTCTATTTATAGTAATATTCCTTACAAAAAAATAGAAAAAAAATTAGAAGATGCACTAAAAAACAGCCCTGGGAATCTTGTCCTTTCATATAATATTGATTCAAAGACAGCAAAAAATTTAAAAGAATTAGGATTTAAATTAAGACGACTTAATGTATTTAAATCAAGAAAAGTACCTGGTGGAAAAATTTTAAGAGGATTAAGTATTAGTGAAAGTGGGGAAAAAAGAGTTTATTCTTATGATACTACTTTAACTCCTGTTGTTGGATATATTAGAAAGTATGAAACCAAAAATGATAAAACAAGAGTAAAAGGGATTAAAGGATTAGAAAAAAAATATGATAAACTCCTAAATAATAGCAAAGATGGAATATTAAGTGGTAATAGAGATGTTTTATCTTATATATCATTTAATAGAAATTCTACAATTAAACAAAGAATTGATGGAGCTAATATAGTTCTAAATATCCCTTTAAAACTTCAAAAAAACAATGAAATGATTCTTGATATATATAAAAAGAAACTAGAAGCAAAAGAGATTATTGTTTCTGTAATGGAGAGTAAAACAGGTAAAATCTTATCTTTAGCATCCTCAAATAGATTTAATCCAGAAAAAATATATCAAAAAGATATCCCATCATTAAATGTGAATGCAATTGAATATCAATTTGAACCTGGTTCTGTAATAAAACCTATTGCAATCGCACTAGTTTTAGATAAAAAAAGAATCAAAAAAAATGAACTTTTATTTGCTTATAATACAAAAGGCAAAGCAAATAAAAAAGGTGAGTTTCCTAGAGGAAGGTATAAATTAGGAAGATTCACAATAAAAGATGACCACCGATTTACAAAACACTATCTTACTCTAGATGACATACTTATTTTTTCATCAAATATAGGAACCCTACAATTTGCTCAAAGACTAAGTGGTCCAGAGTTTTTTGAAGGGATGAAAAGATTTGGTTTTACCAGAGAAACAGGAATAGACCTTCCTTATGAAAAAAAGGGAGACATGCCTAAAGTTTGGCAATTTGCAGCAAATGACAAAAAAAATGAAGATAATGTTTATAAGGCAACAGTATCGTATGGACAAGGTATGACTGCAACTTTTATGCAAGTTTTAAAAGCATATTCAACATTTAATAATAATGGTATTGCTGTAACTCCAAGAATAGTTTCATACTTTGAAATCGATGGAAACAAATATAAAGAAGATAAAATAAAAGATGAAAGAATAATTACAGAAAAAACTGCAAAAGAGATAAAAAGATTACTTATAAAAACAGTTGATAAAGGAACTGGTAGAGAGGCTCAAATACCTGGTCTTGAGATTGGTGGCAAAACTGGTACAGCACAAATAGCAAGAGGTGGGAAATATTTAAAAGAGTATATTTCATCTTTTTTTGGTTTTGTAAATGATGGAGAAAACTCATACACTATTGGTGTTACAGTTATTGATCCAGTCTCAACAGGTAAACATTGGTATTACCATTATGCTTCATGGTCTGCTGTACCTGTATTTAAAGAGATTATTAATAATCTAGTTAGATTAAACTATCTAACACCAAAAAACGATATAATTTCAAATAAAAAGTAA
- a CDS encoding peptidylprolyl isomerase — protein sequence MFGFGKKELKQYEYSKEELSKFKYAKVSTTKGVIWLKLFNEETPNTVANFATLANDKFYDGLNFHRVIAGFMAQGGCPDGTGAGGPEWAIACETNADKQVHNRGSLSMAHAGPDTGGSQFFICFVDCPHLDGHHTVFGGIEQDDENSFEVLDSIRQGDIIESIEIKEQRD from the coding sequence ATGTTTGGTTTTGGAAAAAAAGAATTAAAACAATATGAATATTCAAAAGAAGAATTATCAAAATTTAAATATGCAAAAGTTTCTACAACAAAAGGTGTAATTTGGTTAAAACTATTTAATGAAGAAACACCTAATACTGTTGCAAATTTTGCTACATTAGCAAATGATAAATTTTATGATGGACTTAACTTCCACAGAGTTATAGCTGGATTTATGGCACAAGGTGGTTGTCCAGATGGAACAGGAGCTGGTGGTCCAGAATGGGCTATTGCTTGTGAAACAAATGCAGATAAACAAGTACACAATAGAGGTAGTTTATCGATGGCTCATGCAGGACCAGACACAGGTGGAAGCCAATTCTTTATTTGTTTTGTTGATTGTCCTCATTTAGATGGTCATCATACTGTATTTGGTGGAATTGAACAAGATGATGAAAATAGTTTTGAAGTACTTGATAGTATCAGACAAGGTGATATTATAGAATCAATTGAAATAAAAGAGCAAAGAGATTAA